In the genome of Eggerthella sp. YY7918, one region contains:
- the aroA gene encoding 3-phosphoshikimate 1-carboxyvinyltransferase translates to MSNESNTTTVSPLISPLHGSTGVPGDKSISHRAVLFAAMAEGTSRLSGVLDSDDVRSSLKAVKQLGAQISLEKTPDGSLAGGITGWGAKGPVQPDGPIDCGNSGTTARLLMGVLAPWDISVEITGDESLQRRPMRRITAPLMKMGVRFEPEGRETLPLTETGTRDLRAITYDAPMASAQLKTAVLLAGMYAKGTTTLNEPSPSRNHTELMLPEFGISTTAADRTASVQGPGVPQGCEVRVPGDPSSAAFLVCAAVMKPGSSIQVENVSLNTARIGFTRTLERMGADVNVRHAGSAGKEPYGIISACYTPNLHGCEVPADKIATIVDEVPVLALVAAHARGVTVFREVSELRVKETDRLAAVVEGLGLLGVDAWVDGNDLYVEGQPDLSVPAGVVFDSKNDHRLAMTWALVGLCGNAPVEVANFDSVKISYPQFLSDIEGLAR, encoded by the coding sequence ATGTCGAATGAATCAAACACCACCACCGTTTCTCCGCTGATCTCGCCTTTGCACGGTTCAACCGGGGTGCCGGGCGACAAGTCCATCTCGCACCGCGCGGTGCTGTTCGCGGCTATGGCCGAAGGCACGTCGCGTTTGTCGGGCGTTCTCGACTCGGACGATGTGCGCTCCTCGCTCAAGGCGGTGAAGCAACTCGGTGCACAGATTTCGCTTGAAAAAACGCCTGATGGAAGTTTGGCGGGCGGCATTACCGGCTGGGGCGCGAAGGGTCCTGTGCAGCCGGACGGCCCCATCGACTGCGGAAATTCCGGTACGACGGCGCGTCTGCTTATGGGGGTGCTTGCACCTTGGGATATTTCAGTGGAGATCACAGGAGACGAATCGCTTCAACGCCGTCCCATGCGTCGCATTACCGCTCCGCTCATGAAGATGGGTGTGCGCTTCGAACCGGAAGGACGCGAAACGCTTCCTCTTACGGAAACGGGAACGCGTGACTTGCGTGCGATCACCTACGATGCCCCAATGGCTTCCGCTCAACTTAAAACGGCGGTTTTGCTGGCGGGTATGTATGCGAAGGGAACGACAACCCTCAACGAGCCATCGCCCTCGCGCAACCATACCGAGTTGATGCTTCCCGAGTTCGGTATTTCTACGACAGCCGCCGATCGCACGGCGAGCGTTCAGGGTCCGGGAGTGCCTCAGGGGTGCGAAGTCCGCGTTCCGGGCGATCCGTCTTCGGCGGCCTTTCTGGTGTGCGCGGCGGTAATGAAGCCGGGCAGTTCCATCCAAGTGGAAAATGTCAGCTTGAACACTGCGCGCATCGGTTTTACGCGCACGCTTGAGCGTATGGGCGCCGATGTGAACGTTCGCCATGCGGGCTCGGCAGGCAAGGAGCCGTACGGTATTATCTCGGCATGCTATACACCGAATTTGCATGGCTGCGAGGTGCCAGCCGATAAGATTGCCACCATCGTCGACGAGGTTCCTGTGCTTGCGCTCGTTGCGGCGCACGCCCGTGGTGTGACGGTATTTCGCGAGGTCAGCGAGCTGCGCGTTAAAGAGACCGATCGTTTGGCGGCCGTGGTTGAGGGGCTGGGGTTGCTCGGTGTGGATGCATGGGTTGATGGCAACGACCTTTACGTCGAAGGGCAGCCCGATCTTTCAGTGCCTGCAGGCGTGGTGTTCGATTCGAAGAATGATCACCGATTGGCGATGACCTGGGCGCTCGTTGGCTTATGTGGTAATGCTCCGGTTGAAGTGGCCAACTTCGACTCGGTCAAAATTAGCTATCCGCAGTTTCTTTCCGACATTGAAGGGTTGGCACGATGA
- a CDS encoding site-2 protease family protein, producing the protein MISIPYLICSILSFVPAIVCHEAMHGFAAYRLGDPTAKSAGRLSFNPIRHIDPFGTVIMPLLLMAMNMPVFGYAKPVPYNPAYFKDPRKGDLIVGLAGPAANLVLALLAAAVTWVLYLVLPVAQLVQQNELFYYFYLMFLPMFALINLYLMFFNLLPIPPLDGSSIFAFFMPVKYLPKYYQVQRYAFPIFMIVVIFVPYVLHFNPIGIYLNATAGNMANLLFPFLIS; encoded by the coding sequence ATGATTTCGATACCATATCTCATATGCTCTATTCTGAGCTTTGTTCCCGCCATTGTCTGCCACGAGGCTATGCACGGCTTTGCGGCCTATCGTCTGGGCGATCCCACCGCCAAAAGCGCGGGGAGACTGTCATTTAACCCGATCAGGCATATCGATCCGTTCGGCACGGTCATCATGCCGCTGTTGCTGATGGCGATGAACATGCCCGTGTTCGGCTATGCGAAACCGGTGCCCTACAATCCGGCGTATTTTAAAGATCCGCGCAAGGGCGACCTGATTGTTGGTTTGGCGGGTCCGGCGGCTAATCTCGTGCTCGCCCTACTCGCCGCTGCTGTGACCTGGGTGCTCTATCTTGTTTTGCCGGTGGCTCAGCTGGTACAGCAAAACGAGTTATTCTACTACTTCTATCTTATGTTCTTGCCCATGTTTGCGCTGATCAACCTATACCTTATGTTCTTTAATCTGCTGCCCATACCGCCGCTTGACGGCTCGTCTATCTTCGCATTCTTCATGCCGGTGAAGTACCTGCCGAAGTATTATCAGGTGCAGCGCTATGCGTTTCCTATCTTCATGATCGTGGTTATCTTCGTGCCGTATGTGTTGCACTTCAATCCCATTGGCATCTACTTGAACGCAACGGCGGGCAACATGGCGAACCTGTTGTTCCCGTTTCTTATTTCGTAA
- the serC gene encoding 3-phosphoserine/phosphohydroxythreonine transaminase, giving the protein MARVYNFSAGPAVLPEEVLREAADEMLDYQGSGMSVMEMSHRSKPFAQIIETAEQDIRDLMGIPDNYRVLFLQGGASTQFAMIPMNLMKNKVADYIVSGSWSKKAFKEAKIFGDARCVASSEDENFSYVPDVRALEFSDDADYVYICQNETIYGTVYHELPDTGDKPLVADVSSCFLSEPIDVTKYGLIYGGVQKNVGPAGVTIVIIRDDLVSEPLPGTPTMLRYDTHVDAKSLYNTPPAYGIYICGKVFQWLKAQGGLEAMQKRNQEKAQLLYDFLDQSKLFKGTARTEDRSLMNVPFITGSDELDAKFVAEAKKVGIESIKGHRSVGGMRASIYNAMPREGVEALVAFMKQFEQENA; this is encoded by the coding sequence ATGGCTCGCGTTTACAATTTCTCTGCCGGTCCCGCGGTGCTGCCCGAGGAGGTGCTGCGCGAGGCTGCCGATGAAATGCTCGATTACCAGGGCAGCGGCATGTCCGTCATGGAAATGAGCCATCGCTCCAAGCCGTTCGCCCAGATCATCGAAACGGCTGAGCAGGACATTCGCGATCTTATGGGCATTCCTGACAACTATCGCGTGCTGTTCTTGCAAGGGGGCGCTTCCACGCAGTTCGCGATGATTCCCATGAACCTTATGAAGAACAAGGTGGCCGACTACATTGTGAGCGGCTCCTGGTCGAAGAAAGCCTTCAAGGAGGCGAAGATTTTCGGCGATGCGCGCTGTGTGGCCAGCTCCGAGGATGAGAACTTCAGCTACGTACCCGACGTGCGCGCACTCGAATTCTCCGACGATGCCGACTATGTCTACATCTGCCAAAACGAAACCATTTACGGCACGGTCTATCACGAGCTGCCCGATACGGGGGATAAGCCCCTCGTGGCAGACGTGTCTTCGTGCTTCCTTTCCGAGCCTATCGATGTGACCAAGTATGGCCTCATTTACGGCGGTGTGCAGAAAAACGTCGGCCCTGCCGGTGTGACCATCGTCATCATTCGTGACGATCTGGTGAGCGAACCCCTTCCCGGAACGCCTACGATGCTGCGCTATGACACGCATGTCGATGCGAAGAGCCTGTACAACACACCCCCCGCTTATGGCATCTACATCTGCGGCAAGGTGTTTCAGTGGCTGAAGGCCCAGGGTGGGCTTGAGGCCATGCAGAAGCGCAATCAGGAAAAAGCTCAGCTGCTCTACGATTTCCTTGATCAGTCGAAGCTGTTCAAGGGTACCGCGCGCACCGAGGATCGCTCCCTTATGAACGTGCCGTTTATCACCGGAAGCGATGAGCTTGACGCAAAGTTTGTTGCCGAGGCAAAGAAGGTTGGCATCGAAAGCATCAAGGGCCACCGCAGCGTGGGTGGTATGCGCGCGAGCATCTACAACGCGATGCCACGTGAAGGCGTTGAGGCGCTTGTGGCCTTCATGAAGCAGTTTGAGCAGGAGAACGCCTAA
- the scpB gene encoding SMC-Scp complex subunit ScpB yields MFQGLQENQLRGAVEAMLFVTDEPVGTIQLADMLEIEPAEAERALVDLRAHMEEENRGVQLREVAGGWRLFTHPAYHELIERYVLSWDTRKLSQAAMETLAIVAYLQPVTRSGVASVRGVNSDSSINSLVEKGLVREAGCADAPGNPMLYATTRAFLEKFGMRSTADLPDLDQFAPDDDTRAFIRERLSATREDVRIADDARIDDAPVDPLAGVDFDLDDETTVVGAETPREEAAAQAARQMLAEAVASGFGLVEKIDFDKLTFETDDE; encoded by the coding sequence ATGTTCCAAGGGTTACAGGAAAACCAGCTCAGGGGGGCTGTTGAGGCCATGCTGTTCGTCACGGACGAACCGGTTGGCACCATTCAACTTGCCGATATGCTTGAGATCGAACCGGCTGAGGCTGAGCGCGCTCTCGTTGATCTTCGCGCGCATATGGAGGAAGAGAATCGCGGGGTGCAGTTGCGTGAAGTGGCTGGCGGGTGGCGGCTTTTCACCCATCCTGCCTATCACGAGCTCATCGAACGCTATGTGCTGTCGTGGGATACGCGTAAACTTTCGCAGGCGGCTATGGAGACGCTTGCTATTGTGGCGTACCTGCAGCCGGTCACGCGCAGTGGCGTGGCGAGCGTGCGCGGCGTCAATTCGGATAGTTCCATCAATTCGCTTGTTGAAAAGGGCCTGGTGCGTGAGGCGGGATGTGCCGATGCGCCTGGCAATCCTATGCTCTATGCGACAACGCGTGCGTTTCTGGAAAAGTTTGGCATGCGTTCAACGGCCGACTTGCCTGACCTTGACCAGTTTGCGCCTGATGACGATACGCGCGCCTTTATCCGCGAGCGTCTGAGCGCGACACGCGAAGACGTGCGCATTGCAGATGATGCGCGTATCGATGACGCTCCGGTTGACCCGCTTGCTGGTGTGGACTTCGACCTTGACGACGAGACAACGGTTGTGGGTGCGGAAACGCCGCGCGAAGAAGCCGCCGCGCAAGCTGCTCGCCAAATGCTCGCCGAAGCAGTGGCCTCCGGTTTCGGTCTCGTAGAAAAAATCGACTTCGATAAACTTACGTTCGAGACCGATGACGAATAA
- a CDS encoding prephenate dehydrogenase/arogenate dehydrogenase family protein translates to MRRKSTSAERGRVSFMVQEQQSSQTNTGAFDRIAVVGFGLVGASFAAAVREAYPETRVLAVDIDERTIAEALERGWASEGSHPDENAFRQFVEDGCDLVLLSTPVACAEDYLQKLADWGYEGMVTDSTSTKSRIVEAAERILPHPENFVPGHPMAGSEKNGIDGARPDLFKGAYWILCPNADTPAEYFPRLHELITSLGARVIALPREDHDAAIAVVSHVPHIIASSLVQLASRHADEQQTLMRLAAGGFKDTTRIAAGSPELWCGITLDNKEALVSGLAEIQEIIDAFSQALVHDDQATLTELLASAADVRRALPAAWVPSTERLLEVRIPMEDRPGVVADVTTITSSVGCNIQSIEIDHVTENSAVLSLVLTDEGDIGKLSAHLINAGYSVSFSPLVAKEHIHVE, encoded by the coding sequence GTGCGAAGAAAATCGACCAGTGCAGAAAGGGGACGTGTTTCGTTCATGGTGCAGGAGCAGCAGTCGTCACAAACCAATACAGGCGCGTTCGATCGCATCGCGGTTGTCGGGTTTGGTCTCGTGGGGGCATCGTTTGCTGCTGCGGTTCGCGAAGCATACCCCGAAACGCGCGTGCTTGCCGTCGACATCGATGAGCGTACTATCGCCGAAGCGCTTGAGCGGGGATGGGCGAGCGAGGGTTCGCATCCGGATGAAAACGCCTTCCGTCAGTTCGTGGAGGATGGCTGCGATTTGGTTCTGCTTTCTACGCCCGTTGCATGTGCCGAAGACTACCTTCAGAAGCTTGCCGACTGGGGATATGAGGGCATGGTAACGGACTCGACGTCGACGAAGTCCCGTATCGTAGAGGCGGCCGAGCGGATATTGCCGCATCCCGAGAACTTCGTGCCGGGTCATCCCATGGCGGGTTCCGAGAAAAACGGCATTGACGGCGCGCGTCCGGATTTGTTCAAAGGGGCTTACTGGATTCTCTGTCCAAACGCCGATACGCCCGCCGAGTACTTTCCCCGTTTGCATGAACTCATCACGAGCCTTGGCGCGCGCGTCATCGCCCTGCCGCGTGAAGATCACGATGCCGCTATTGCGGTTGTCAGCCATGTGCCGCACATCATCGCTTCGTCGCTTGTGCAGCTGGCGAGTCGTCATGCCGACGAGCAGCAGACACTCATGCGGCTTGCGGCGGGCGGTTTCAAAGACACGACGCGCATTGCGGCGGGCTCGCCGGAGCTGTGGTGCGGCATCACTCTTGACAACAAAGAAGCGCTCGTTTCCGGGCTGGCTGAAATTCAGGAAATCATCGACGCGTTTTCTCAGGCGTTAGTACACGACGACCAGGCAACGCTTACCGAACTGCTTGCGAGTGCTGCCGACGTTCGTCGCGCACTGCCCGCTGCGTGGGTTCCTTCGACCGAGCGCTTGCTGGAGGTGCGTATTCCGATGGAGGATCGCCCCGGCGTCGTCGCTGATGTGACCACCATTACCAGCTCGGTTGGCTGTAATATTCAATCTATCGAAATCGATCACGTGACCGAAAATAGCGCCGTGCTCAGCCTGGTGCTCACCGACGAAGGCGACATCGGCAAGCTTTCCGCTCATCTGATCAATGCAGGGTATTCCGTATCGTTCAGCCCGCTCGTGGCAAAGGAGCACATCCATGTCGAATGA
- a CDS encoding tRNA (cytidine(34)-2'-O)-methyltransferase has product MLNVVLVEPEIPQNTGNIARTCACVGARLHLVEPMGFRLTQKNLARAGCDYWDEVDIVRWPCADAFFEAHGSDELHLFTGQAQRSFTDVAYGEEAFLVFGRESRGLDLRLIEAYASRCVRIPMREGLRSLNLSNAVAIGVYEALRQQDWPGLM; this is encoded by the coding sequence ATGTTGAACGTTGTGCTTGTGGAGCCGGAGATTCCTCAGAATACGGGGAATATTGCGCGGACGTGTGCGTGCGTGGGGGCGCGGCTGCATTTGGTTGAGCCGATGGGGTTTCGGCTGACGCAGAAGAATCTTGCGCGCGCTGGGTGTGACTATTGGGATGAAGTGGACATTGTGCGCTGGCCCTGTGCTGATGCCTTCTTTGAGGCTCACGGTTCCGATGAGTTGCACCTGTTCACTGGCCAGGCGCAGCGTTCCTTCACAGATGTTGCGTACGGCGAAGAAGCCTTTCTCGTATTCGGACGCGAGAGTCGCGGCCTCGATCTGCGCCTTATCGAAGCCTACGCAAGTCGCTGCGTTCGCATTCCCATGCGCGAGGGTCTGCGCAGCCTCAACCTTTCCAATGCCGTGGCTATTGGGGTCTACGAAGCCCTTCGCCAACAAGATTGGCCGGGGCTTATGTAG
- a CDS encoding pseudouridine synthase has protein sequence MGKESDNECIVPMRLQKFLARAGVASRRGSENLMTAGRVTVNGAVVTELGSKVDPRIDEVAVDGKPVHLADGPVTLMLHKPVGYVTTMSDPQGRPTVAELVPADECPGLFPVGRLDRDTTGLLLFSTDGELGHGLLRPKGHVTKRYVALVEGRPSKRDLEQLRQGIELDDGPALPAEAQLVEGHEADRLLKVLDASPALPHSPSRQYAAMRAHKQYSVVRIELHEGRKRQVRRMLGAVGCPVVALHREAFGPLQLGALARGSWRELTQDEVAALHCAVRKQD, from the coding sequence GTGGGTAAAGAAAGCGACAACGAGTGCATCGTTCCCATGCGCTTGCAGAAGTTTCTTGCGCGGGCAGGGGTGGCCAGCCGGCGGGGGTCAGAAAACCTCATGACGGCGGGGCGCGTGACGGTGAACGGTGCGGTCGTCACGGAACTGGGTAGCAAGGTCGACCCCCGCATTGATGAGGTGGCTGTAGACGGAAAACCGGTTCATCTGGCGGACGGTCCCGTCACGCTCATGTTGCACAAACCGGTCGGCTACGTGACCACCATGAGCGATCCGCAGGGTCGCCCGACGGTGGCTGAGCTTGTTCCCGCCGATGAGTGTCCGGGGCTTTTTCCGGTGGGCCGCCTTGACCGGGACACGACGGGACTTCTGCTGTTTTCGACCGATGGCGAGCTGGGTCACGGTCTTCTGCGTCCGAAAGGACACGTCACCAAGCGCTATGTGGCACTGGTGGAAGGACGCCCGTCAAAACGCGATTTGGAGCAGCTGCGCCAAGGCATCGAGCTTGACGACGGTCCCGCGCTGCCTGCCGAGGCGCAGCTTGTCGAAGGGCACGAGGCCGATCGTCTTCTTAAGGTGTTGGACGCCTCGCCTGCACTTCCTCACAGCCCGTCGCGACAGTATGCAGCAATGCGTGCGCACAAGCAGTATTCTGTGGTTCGAATCGAATTACATGAAGGACGAAAACGCCAGGTCAGACGTATGCTGGGCGCAGTGGGCTGCCCGGTTGTGGCACTGCACCGCGAGGCGTTCGGTCCCTTGCAGTTGGGCGCGCTCGCGCGCGGTTCTTGGCGCGAGCTCACGCAGGATGAAGTTGCGGCGCTACACTGTGCCGTTCGGAAACAGGATTAA
- a CDS encoding ScpA family protein, with amino-acid sequence MSYKVRIDSFEGPFDLLLYLVSRQKVDIGAISIMQIADQYLAEVSRMDNLDLDVASDFLLVASTLLEIKAESLLPRERDAVDDELEELAPSEARDMLVERLLTYKQYKNAASALHMRFVAEGRMHARPFGPDACFLNLMPDYLKDVTLDGLALLAAQALARRDVFLLESEHIAAKPIPVEVHVRAIHQRIQNKKRLSFSELVDERTPLPVVVVTFLAILELYKRSMVKLEQSEVFGDIDIRYIEGSGELLLSGDDALTSVEEG; translated from the coding sequence GTGTCGTACAAGGTGCGCATAGACAGTTTTGAAGGTCCGTTTGATCTGCTCCTGTACCTGGTCAGCCGCCAGAAGGTTGATATCGGCGCCATTTCCATCATGCAGATTGCCGACCAGTATCTGGCCGAGGTGTCGCGCATGGACAACCTTGACCTCGATGTGGCAAGTGACTTTCTGCTGGTGGCTTCCACGCTGTTGGAGATCAAGGCCGAAAGCCTGCTGCCGCGCGAACGCGATGCCGTGGATGACGAGCTGGAAGAACTCGCGCCCAGCGAAGCGCGCGATATGCTGGTTGAGCGTTTGCTGACCTACAAGCAGTACAAAAACGCCGCGAGCGCGCTCCATATGCGCTTTGTGGCCGAGGGGCGCATGCACGCGCGGCCATTTGGACCGGATGCGTGTTTTTTGAACCTTATGCCTGACTACCTGAAGGACGTGACGCTCGACGGTCTGGCGCTGCTTGCCGCCCAGGCGCTTGCCAGGCGCGACGTTTTCTTGCTGGAGTCCGAACACATTGCCGCCAAACCCATTCCGGTTGAAGTGCACGTGCGGGCCATTCATCAGCGTATTCAGAACAAGAAGAGGCTTAGTTTTTCCGAATTGGTGGACGAGCGCACGCCGTTGCCGGTGGTGGTTGTTACGTTTTTGGCCATTCTTGAGCTGTACAAACGCTCCATGGTGAAGTTGGAGCAGTCTGAGGTATTCGGTGACATTGACATTCGCTACATCGAAGGGTCGGGGGAGCTTTTGCTTTCCGGGGACGATGCCCTGACATCGGTGGAGGAAGGATAG